In the Pseudomonadota bacterium genome, CCTCGCGCACGATGCGGCGCTTGTACCCCGCCGAGAACTGCCGCCGCTTGGGCAGCGCGGCCACTTCGGGCGTACTGCCTACCGCGACCTTCATTGCATCGACTTCGAACAACGGTTATATCTCCTGGTTCATCCTTTCTACAGGAAACTCATAAAGAAAGGTGTCTCACGTAATGTTGACACAGGGGGCTGCAGCGCATGGTTGGGCGTGGGCCTTTCCGATGGCACCGAGGCTTGGCCAGCCACGGGCCCGACCGGCCAAGGAGAAACCAACGGCGCAGGAGACCGAAGCCCAGGTACTGAACGATAGCCGATGGCGCTCGAGCTCGCGACTCGGCGAGCGAGGAGGGCGAGGAAGCCACGGTGCTTATCGAAGAGTACGAAGGTCGGGAGGGCTTTGTGGTCATCGGCTCGATGGGAAACGGTTGCGATGCTTTGCCCGCACCCCAACGAAGCAAGCTCACCGGCGCGGCGCTGTTTGCCGCGTCCCTGTGGAGCGCCTTGTTGGGCTAACGGTGCTTGAGTAAGTCATCGACGGTGAGCCCGATGTCCTTGGCGATTTGCCTGAGCAAGATAGGCGACACATCTCTGCCCTGATGAAACGGTACGGTGGTGCATCGTCCAGTACTGTCACGAAACTGCTTGTGCGAACCACGCTGCCTGACCTCCGTGAAACCGAGCTTGAGAAGAGTGGCGACGAGCTCTGCTGGCTTCACAACTGGGATGTTGCCCATGCCTATGCAACGGCAACATTCTGAATCCCCACAAACTCAGACTCAAGTTGAGGCTCTCCATCTTCGAGAAGCATGGCTATGACCTCTTGAAGATTGCGATTGAGTTCATCGAGTGTCTCCCCTTGGGAGTGTGCGCCCGAAAAACCAGGAACAAAACCAACAAACAGTCCTGTTTGGGGACAACGCTCGATCACTGCAGAATAAACCCTCATAACCAGCCTCCAAGTTGCAGATGAGTAAAAGATTTTCAGGCTACATTGGGCACGAGACAATTCTGAAGCCCAACGACGAGCCCGACCGGGGGAGCCGAGGCGCGGCGTGTGGTCACGCAGCCAGCCTTGCACGATGACCTGATGGAGCGGATTGTGGACCCCGCGAATATGCGTCGGGCATGGAAGCGCGTGAAAGCCAACAAAGGGGCGCCCGGCAGTGATGGGATGACCCTGGAAGACTTTCCCACCTTCGCTCGTTCGCACTGGTCCGCTATCCGCCAAGACTTGCTTGATGGGACCTATCAACCTCAGCCGGTGCGTCGGGTGAGTATCCCGAAGCCCAGTGGGGGTGAGCGGTGGCTGGGCATCCCGAGTGTTGTGGACCGGGTGATACAGCAAGCCATCGGGCAAGTCCTCACGCCGATATTCGACCCAGGATTCTCGGAGTCGAGCTTCGGCTTCCGACCGGGACGTTGCGTCCTCGGCGCGCCTAGCAGGGCCACTCCCTGGCCCTGGCTTTCCGCCCATGGAGCAGTCCGGCAGGTACAGCGGTCTATCGGCGAGGGCTATCGGTTCGCCGTGGACTTGGATTTGGAGAAATTCTTCGACCGAGTCAACCACGATGTGCTGATGGCCCGCGTAGCCAGGAAGGTGAGGGATAAA is a window encoding:
- a CDS encoding type II toxin-antitoxin system HicA family toxin, whose protein sequence is MGNIPVVKPAELVATLLKLGFTEVRQRGSHKQFRDSTGRCTTVPFHQGRDVSPILLRQIAKDIGLTVDDLLKHR
- a CDS encoding type II toxin-antitoxin system HicB family antitoxin, translated to MRVYSAVIERCPQTGLFVGFVPGFSGAHSQGETLDELNRNLQEVIAMLLEDGEPQLESEFVGIQNVAVA